In the genome of Hydra vulgaris chromosome 06, alternate assembly HydraT2T_AEP, the window CAGCATGCACTAAGACAATTTCTAAAACCTTatctgtataaataaaaatatagtataaatttttaacctttattattactatctattaccttatttattttattatttggagAAGTGTAAATATcattagaaaagattttttttttttaattaaaacttgttGAAAAGTAACTTTGCaggtttttagttgttttttttatttaagtttataataaaatatgataataattttttcccaAATTCctttttctaaaactttgtttgataaatatcatttattagaaaatatttttaaagataataaagaaaataaaggtaaaaattttttattttattagtttatatttatttattagtttattttattatagtttatttttctagttttatgcttcaaatgtttttgtttttttttttaacattttttacatttgctaACTTcctgttttttaatattatattgtggaattttaatattataatattgaattttaatattattatgttgaattttaatattataatgttGAATTTTGATTTCTTAGGTTcttatatgtaattttattattttattatatttcttataatgttcttaaatttcatatttttttatttttttttttttttttttttttttttttagattattcacctacccaaggcccgaggggggctactacagtcgaggaggctactcatttttttgtgtttttttttttaatttttttttttttttagttgttattcaTGGtgcaaccctctctcaactcttaaactccgaaacacgaaccttgccgagcaaggccgctgcgcggagaaactaagttgagcgcggtacttccagggacgtggtgggagtcgaactccgaacctctcgcttacaaagcgagcgctcttaccactacaccactaccgcatatttGTTTATgcatttaattattgttttaaatatttctatagttttaaaatttgaatagtaGAACATATAGTAATTATTGAACATAATTATACATATTaattatagaatatatatacatttatgtaatgAATAAAGTATGGGTACGTCGATCACTAAGAACAACAGAAGTTAGCCAAGAGGAGTTAAAAATACAGGTTTgtaatcattaaaaatgttgtgatttaataaagtgaaaaacaattttttttttaacttcaactaTACCATTTAGAGTTTCTTGCGCAATGTTCTATTTGCTTTGAACCGGATTACTCCAGAAAATTATGACTTGATTGTAGCAGTGATGGTTGCACTTCCTATATATAACTGTGATAATTTGATCAAACTTTGTCATATGATTATTGAGAGAGCCATAATTGAACCTTTATATTGTGAACTGTATGCTAAGTTATGTCACAGTTTAAGTGAAAAAGAAACGGTAagctaaaaaagtattattttattattacttctAATAAGGTATTATTAGGTCATTATCAACTCAACCAATGGCTAGTAACTGACTGAGATATTTtaaccttattttaaaatttttcaaatttgaataaaatcttcaggtcagttaaatatttgatcaaaattGCAAGGTAAGGCTTAAAGATCCTTTTTAAAAGATgtggaattttttaaaaggaataaAGATTGCATgtgaaatcttttaaaaaatatacttttattacatcAAAGATGTCCagtctttttttataactttaaattggtAGTGTGCcagattttatttatactcCTCTGCACtcttgttgtatttttttagattaaaaaaacacaacaaaggtgtttaaatgcaataaaaagtgGAAAATTAACTCAAGCAAAATGCTGCATTAGtcctaaaatataaaagtttgtgtcgccttaaattaaaaaaaaagttaaaaactacaAGGTTACAACAAACTAATTAAATAGAAAGTTAAGAGCAAAGAAAAGAGTTAAAGGGCAGGAAATTTTTATATGGCGgtttttgtagaaaagagaacgAGATTCAACCTTACAACAATAGGGAGGCTTTACTGAAATtcttaaattatctaaaaaataagtggtttttaaaaaattcacaaagatttttggttttatatagTTTGTATTCTAATGATTTTCAAACCTTGGCATTGGTGTTCAAAGCTGTGATGATAAAACAGTAACAGCGCTTtctatatatattacataaagataacaatattatcattttgtaatattaaatgtataacaatattacaatatttttaataatataaagtataagttattaataaatataaatacatacatacatacatacatacatacatacatacatacatacatacctacaataatgataataataataataataatttcaggAAAGCAAAGTAGCACAAGGTTTATCATTAGCAAGTAGTTTATTATCAatctgtaaacaaaaatttgatgaGTTATTACTAATCCAACAAGAAGAGTTCTGCAAAGATCAATCTGTTAGtaagtttgttatgttttttgtttctttgcatagtgtttatttttttaaatttttatagtttctagatttaatttaacaataaaattgaaattctattttaatatgataatttaatatgaatttgaaacaaataatgACTAAAATTTTGGCTAAACATTTTTGTGATGCAAgaaaaattcatattttcatTCACTGTTTCTAATTGATTCTACTTGTTTCAAAAAGatagatttataaatattttttggtttttatagaTGACTTATAGTTTTTATAGATGGTTTATGGTTTTTATAGACGGTTTAGCGTTTTAATCATaggaatatttgttttttgttttttttattatgactttactcctaacaaggctgcaagcaactggTAATTAAGTTGGAAGTATATAGAATAAAGAAAAGAGTTAAATATTAAGAAAGGAGACTTTAAGACTATATTAAGGAAGAGGACTTCATGACTGTAAGTTTTATGGCTCAAGAAAATATACTGACGGAAAAGAATTTTTAGGCAGGCAgagttgaataaaaatttttgagcaTTAAGGaacaatatacaaataaatcccggatacaagtaaaataaatgtaaattaatacagtaaaaagatgcaacttgttgaaaaAAGAGTCTCTTTTGAAAAACCAAcctaaatatgacaacaataatgaaaaataagagAATAATATCCATCATGCTTCACTTCATCGCCTTCAATATGTTAAGAGCAACATTTCCTCACCATTtccatctaatgcatgatagaacttttttgtttattttatttatttacttttttttttttttttaggttctccaagaagacctaatggtcttGCCACAGAGTACTACGGAATAGCATTTAGTTATGAAtttcatgcctccttccttacaaataatgcaaaatatgcTCAGAGATCTAAACCCcttctttgtcttttttatctttaagatTATGGCCATGATTGCTGCATTTTGCCATActaacagtttaaaatttttgttaatgtcTGGCAAAAAGGTTAGATgtcattatattaaataaaagaaaccatTAGTACCATttacaaataatcaaaattagTCTTATTTAGCAtgataaattatgcaataattaacaagaacaaaaatattcaactttaataaaattatttaaggtggtaacattacaaaagtaataatatcattacaaaaataataacataacaaaaaaaataataacatcacaaaaataataataacattacaaaaataagttcaaaataagacaaaaaacaataaactaaaaagataagtgagctcaaataattacatttaaaaatatttttttaaaaaagcagaagtgattaattctaaaaaattctttttataatagtgccAGCATATTCTACAAATGTGTAAAAATATACAGTAGTTAAGATATTTACGACTTcctgtaaattaatttttggtatagattgaagttttattaatttgatcattcattccTGATTcatctatgaaaaaaattttaagtgattttctactaatttattatttctctgTTTTTTTAAGGAACATTGAATACTCTGTTTTCATgaacacattttaaaatttgatatatatatgtgtgtgtgtgcgtgtgtgtgtgtgtgtgtgtgtgtgtgtgtgtgtgtgtgtgtgtgtgtgtgtgtgtgtgtatgtatataattttaaaataagttcataaaaatagagCCCTCAATgtttcttaaaagaacagagaaataataaattgatagaaaatcacttaacaaaaatttcctgatgaacctactatatatcataagcaaggtttttgaatctttaattaacacttaatctctcatcttgaatctaataacttactttctgatcatcaatatggatttcgatcttcttgttctacagctaatttgctaacagtaataactgataggttttatcgtgcattagataaaggtgaagaggttaaggccatcgctcttgacgtttctaaagcttttgataaagtttggcatgctggtcttctccataagcttttttcttacggtgtatctggtaacatctttaagattattgaatccttcttttccaatcatagtataaaagttgtccttgatgagCAGCacttttcttcttattctgtaatttcaggggttcctcaaggttctgtccTTGGCCGTATAcgctttttaatttacattaatgatcttccagatattctcacatctaaggtggcattgtttgctgatgatactaccatttatttttgtcaagataagaagccaacactctctgattgcttggacagaccatttgagcttgaaaaggatctcttctgctacagcatggggctctcagtggctggtgaactttaattcagataaaactcaatttgtttcagccaatcgttaacgcaataatttagatcttcttATATTAATGAACGGTAAAGTACTCGATAAGTCATCTACTCTTCaccttctaggattaacttttacttccaatctttcttggaaaccgtatatcaaatccattttaaaattagcatctgctaaggttgcatctctttatcgagctcgacactttcttacttcgGATTCTaatctctatctctataaatctcaaatctggccttgtatggaatattgttgccatatctggggcggatcttctaatgatgccctttctcttttagacaaggtgcaaaaacgcattgtaaacatagttggacctgctcttgcagccaacctccaaccattatcacattgtcataatgttgcttcactttctcttttctgcaaatactataatgggtactggtctaaagagctagcatctcttgtgccatctactaaaattcattctcgtgttagttgtcattcaattaagtctcatcctttttctgtgactgttcctaactgcaccaaaaactcttattggtctagtttttttcctcgaacatcagttctttggaatttccttcctttatcttgctttcttgattcatataatttgcaatcctTTGAATCCtctgtcaatcgttattttgctctacaatctttatcttttctcttccagtaacttccaactctaattattggttgcttgcagtcttgttggaagtgaagatgttttaaaatatatatatatacatatatatatatatatgtatatatatatatatatatatatatatatatatatatatatatatatatatatatatatatatatatatatatatatatatatacacatagcaCTCTCAACAAGaagttaattattttgatatgaTGAAACGACGAAAATTATTTGCTTGCTTGGAGTTTATTGGAGAGTTGTTCAATTTTAAGgtcagtgttttttttttatttattaaatataagaaagtatttattttgtgataaaatattatctttactttatttaagttaaataaaaaaaattatgagtttATATACCTACGGTAAGTGCTGTTAACATGGACACcctattaaattttgttgatcCAAACGATGGATgcaaactatatataaaatttatataaactttagagGGTAAAATTATAGACATTTTTAccctctaataaaaaaataacttttgataatgcaaaataaatattattatggaGTGTTTATGTTGCAAGCAAGTGTTTATAATGTGAACATGTcttgtttttaatatgaacATATTGTCACAAGGTGTCCAAATTTAATGCTTTActgaaatttattataaatataacataaataaatgtacatattaaatatgatttttttatttttttaatgttatttaccTCCCCAAGGTGAGTGGGCCACtgcagttgaggaggctactttttgTGGTTACAAACTTTTCTCAGCTCTTTAGCTCGGAAAAACCAACCTTGGGGGaaaaggccgctgcgcagataAACAAGTTGAACGCAgttatgtacatatattatcattatcaaaacaatgaaaatatcTTTGACACATCTGGCGAAAAAGATGTGGGGATAGttatggaattaaaaaaaaatcttaggaATGTTAAAAATAGCTGCAATGTGTCTTTTATAGACAATGGTTTTACATCATTCAATATTCTTTCTGATTAGTAGCATCAACAGACATAAAGTCTGTCCTTATTTCATAACAGTTTTAGTATATGATGTCATTgtgggttttttttaaagatattgaagGTTTTTGGTTCAACAATCAGAAAAtcatatttgtataatttttcacTAAGATGAATTATTTGttgattatataaaatgtttaaatacattaattttttttatttgaattaaaaataaatactgaaattGTTATGAATTAAAAGTGCATGAAATAgattatcaagtctgcagattgcggcATATATATTATAGACTCAGAGAACCAAGAAAAAAAGACAAGCTTTGActgaaattttagttttattgatttataatttattatttcaaagtttttaaacttttccgatgttttaaataatttttttttttttaaatacataaagtttaaattttatggaaaaattaaaGACGGCTAAGCTATAGTAAAGGTGCCGATTGTGTAATTTTTACTTAATCAAAAATATCATGTacgaaaaaaacaataaagcatGGTGTTATCAACACGTAATATTGAAAGTAccacttataaaatataatcaaaaataccatttttaatataatcattttataatcaaaaatttttaagatgtaaaaaaattgctgtagttacttttataaaaaaaattacccaaAGTTCATTTCTGCATTTTCGATGTCCTAATGTGGAAAACCTGAAATGgaatatgtaaatttatttcaaacagaaaggtttgaaaaaagaaacaatgaaATGGAATATGTAAACTTGTTTCAACTAGAAAGAGTAATATTGACCATTGTTCGTCAATGCGAAATACTAATAATTCCTTCTTGGCATTCTACATTAGGGTATTGCCTAGCTATAACTTACATgcctttaaattattaaaaatgtaatttttaacagATTAACTAAGTATTCAGCATAATAAAGTAACATTTCTGCTTGCCTAACTCAATTAATAACCTTCATGAATGCACTAAAGAAAATCACAGTAAAGTTTGTTTGCatagatgtaaaaaaaacaccaaataATGCATTTTGCGATTATGTTTGCACATGAAATTAGGTCTATGTGatgaaataacttaaaatactACCTTGCATGATTTTCAGCTATTAGAATGTAGATGCCTCTAACAATTAATGAAAAACAGCAGTATTCTACATTATTGGTTACTATTCCACAATCGgcaatatatacacacacacaaagaacatgcaaggagtgctgctacattgactgacaaataggtataACATGTAAAGAGTGCTACTACATTAACTGAGAGTTTTGGTTTGGGTAGACAatctatcaaaaaaatatttaagtttttaaacttttttttgaaaaacgcttttttttataaaagcataaagtttacaatttatggtcaaaattaaaatcaactaTGCtagagtgtgtgtgtgtgtgtgtatatatatatatatatatatatatttatttattttaaataattcacctccccaaagccgagaaggccactacagatgaggaggctacttgtggttatcaccctctctcaactctataactccgaaacacgaaccttgacgaacaaggccgctgcgcggataaataagttgagtgcggtactaccagggacgtggtgggaatcgaactcggaacctctcgcttatgaaacgagcgctctaccactacaccactaccgcaatatatatatatatattagtggtGCACCAATGCATCGGCCATTTAGCCGATGCATCAGCCTTCGGCCTTCTAACCATCAGCCGATGCcgattgttttgaaatttttttaattttgtttttgattctGTGTTTCTATATTATATCCAAACATAGAATTATGCcataaacataaatacaatGTATAAGtctaacttattaataataaattattatataggcATATATGCAACcactaaactaaaaatttttgagtGCTTTTAACAGGGCTCTCTACTTTTTTAGAGTTTTCTTATAATTTAGtacattaattatataacttatggATCAAAAACTCtacaaagaagtttaaaatcaagaaatgcacatttaaaaaatataaacataaagtataacatatttaaaacataataggCTAACTTGCatcatgttaaaaataaatataaatttttattatgttatgaaaagtaataaaatatgttatataaaactGTGAATCTATTGTTTTGTTTCCGTTTCTCCAAAAAATTTCCGATTCGCATGCACAAAAGCTAGATTTTCTCCATGTTCTGCAGTTAGTCGGGACCGTGTCGATTCATAAATATTTCCCCCAGTACTAAACAATCTTTCACTGAACACGGAGctcctaaatattttttggcaaGTTATAAGAGGtctaaaatattattgctaCTAGAGTGTTTCTTTATAcatgtatttttgtaatttcccCACCATTTATATGGATATTCTTTTTGATGCAGATTAGGCAGTGataagtaaaagtttatttcatcagttctaaaaaaagtaaacaaaaaatataaaaactaaactaaaatgtaaagtacaaatttttattattaaaagttgttaaatattaatgaatattagtaatattattttatttcattttatttttcaatttttatttgtttatgataatttagaatttagttttatctataatagtttattataaattagaaaagaacaaaaaattatcaaagttcttatttaaaaaaatcattttaacctacattttttcctttttctctaaataaatttgtgcctctgttgaaagttttttacaGTTCTTTacttttgttgattttgttAATTCAGTGTCAAGAGGTGCTTTTGAAACTTAATAGAAATTGTATATGTTTtctgccatttttaattttttcagtggAGAGCTAGGTTCTTGGGTTGATCCAGATGAAGTGTTTGTTTCATTATCTGATTGAGTTAAGTTGTTGGTAGTTAAAAGGCAATCTgtaatatcagttttatttagGTTCATGtatttcttttgaatatttgattttattgtgtCTTTCTCCTCATCTGATATGGCATAACAAAGTTTGAATCTTGGATCTAAAACTGTAGACATGTTCAAgtgtttgttatatttatagctGGAAAACCttgagataaaatattttttcaactcttctattatagtttttatttcacCTGCATTTTTTGAAGCATAGGCTAGGTACGCTTCCATTGAAACTATAAATGGAATAATTTGAGACACCGATGCCCTATTTTCACTCATCTCTAGTGTAGCCACctcaaaatgctttaaaactaagATAAGCGTCTCAGCTAATAACCATTGGTCTTCATTTAGATTAGAGGCATTACACTTttgatttctaataaaaaataatgttagtgAAGTTTTTTGTTCAACTAGTCTTTCTAGCATGTAAAATGTCGAGTTCCATCTTGTTACTACATCTTGTATAAGTGAATGTTGGGGTAACTTTAGCTGTTGTTGAATTTCATGTAGCATATCCATGGAAGATGAAGAATGATGAAAGTGTGTGACAATTTTTCTAGACTTAGCTATAAGATCATTTACAATTGTTTGCTGTTTGAAAAGCTTATCGATTATACAAAGCTGAAGAGTGTGGATTACACAACttagagaatttttttctaaaccagCTTCTTTTATGGCTAATTTCATACTAGCAGCATTGTCAGAGAGGACAAAGTACACTTTGCTAGTTGGTATTTTCCATTCATTTAAAGAgtcttttagaaattttgataTCTTCACACCTGTATGAGAgcctgttatttttttaagttgtagcACAGCTGTCATAGAATTAAACTCTGAGTTTATCCAGTGGGCTGTTAATGAATAAAAGCTTAGATCATTGTGATGTGTAGTCCATCCGTCAGTGgtaaaactcaaaaaatctgCTTTTGCTATATCattcataatttgtattttcattttttttataaattaaaggaACAACTGTTTCAGTCATATGTTTTCTAGAGGGCATGGTATACCTTGGTTCAAGAtgcataattagttttttaaatccttGATCTTTACTAAAGAATACAGCTGAATGTCTACACATATCATTTCTCCGATAAGCATAGGTTTTTTTTGAGCTCTTTGTTCACTTGAAGTCCATTTCCTATGCTTATTAATAGATTCCTCAAGCTTAGATTGATGTTTTTGATCTAGAATAACTGTAACACTGTTGCTAACGGATACTTTGCTATTATCATTCTCTTTACTGGTTGAAGTAGAtgcagtaacattttttttttctgtgttaatttttttgaaacattttagaTCTTCTACTTTCtggaaaacttttatatgttttgctTTCATATGCCCTCTTAAATTAGATGTCATTTTTTTGCCAGATGTTCCTCCTCTTGATATTttcattttgcaaaatttacaaattgCTTTTGAGCgattattttcatcaatatcaaaatagtcccaGATTGGACTTTTCGTTGCTTTACTCATTGTttctt includes:
- the LOC100211985 gene encoding uncharacterized protein LOC100211985 isoform X2, with translation MNKVWVRRSLRTTEVSQEELKIQSFLRNVLFALNRITPENYDLIVAVMVALPIYNCDNLIKLCHMIIERAIIEPLYCELYAKLCHSLSEKETESKVAQGLSLASSLLSICKQKFDELLLIQQEEFCKDQSHSQQEVNYFDMMKRRKLFACLEFIGELFNFKVIPDSVIYEVANKLVSSPSYLDFLCILLKTTGENLDSCNKNKQHLDYYIASMEQFLNNSKYLIPSRLKFAFMDLNDLRQNHWIPISVIEKPVSLAEIHNVTTKLS